In one window of Haloprofundus halophilus DNA:
- a CDS encoding 5,10-methylenetetrahydromethanopterin reductase, with protein MLGIELTPEHPVSELVELGVAAEETGFDSVFVSAHYNNRDAFAVLSQLAAATDSVRLGPGVANPFETHPVTLASKVATLAEASDGRATFGIGPGDPSTLRNLGLEDERGLRPVLEAFKVAQKLWNGERVDHEGTFEAHDAGLNYDPPGEIPVYVGGEGPHMCRMAAKHADGLLFNGSHPDDLAWAREQVEQGLADRPDERGEFDLAAYASVSVAKGRESAREAARPPVAFIAAGAAPPVLERHGIDRERAGEIGEKISAGEFSAAFDLVTPAMVDAFCMAGTVGEVTTRMEKVLRHADGVVVGSPLGPDLESAISLAGRAYDRATRR; from the coding sequence ATGCTCGGCATCGAACTGACGCCCGAACATCCGGTCTCGGAACTCGTCGAACTCGGCGTCGCCGCCGAGGAGACCGGTTTCGACTCGGTGTTCGTCTCGGCGCACTACAACAACCGCGACGCGTTCGCCGTCCTCTCGCAGTTGGCCGCCGCGACCGACTCGGTTCGACTCGGCCCGGGCGTCGCCAACCCCTTCGAGACGCACCCCGTCACGCTCGCCTCGAAGGTGGCGACGCTCGCGGAAGCCAGCGACGGCCGCGCGACGTTCGGCATCGGGCCGGGCGATCCCTCGACGTTGCGAAATCTGGGCCTCGAAGACGAGCGGGGCCTCCGGCCCGTGCTAGAGGCGTTCAAAGTCGCACAGAAGCTCTGGAACGGCGAGCGCGTCGACCACGAGGGGACGTTCGAGGCGCACGACGCCGGGTTGAACTACGACCCGCCAGGCGAGATTCCCGTGTACGTCGGCGGCGAGGGGCCGCACATGTGCCGGATGGCCGCCAAGCACGCCGACGGCCTCCTGTTCAACGGCTCCCACCCCGACGACCTCGCGTGGGCGCGCGAACAGGTCGAACAGGGACTCGCGGACCGACCCGACGAGCGCGGCGAGTTCGACCTCGCGGCCTACGCCTCGGTCAGCGTCGCCAAGGGCAGAGAGTCGGCGCGCGAGGCCGCCCGGCCGCCGGTCGCGTTCATCGCCGCGGGGGCGGCCCCGCCGGTGCTGGAGCGACACGGTATCGACCGCGAGCGGGCCGGCGAAATCGGCGAGAAGATAAGCGCGGGCGAGTTTTCAGCAGCCTTCGACCTCGTCACGCCCGCGATGGTCGACGCGTTCTGCATGGCCGGGACGGTCGGCGAGGTGACGACGCGGATGGAGAAGGTGCTTCGGCACGCCGACGGCGTGGTCGTCGGGTCGCCGCTCGGTCCGGACCTCGAATCCGCGATCAGTCTCGCCGGACGCGCGTACGACCGGGCGACGAGACGTTGA
- a CDS encoding DUF58 domain-containing protein: MRLTRRGVAVVGVCVAGVVAAELYGSRSLNAVVFPALVALVAAVVQLQSFDEPSVHRAVPDDGFVGETHEVTLELATDGTPYSADVVDRVGDGLSRRTGAARTETTVGGDPVGYDVTYERRGERTLGPVTVVARDVFGLLETEFTCRDTDRVLVYPSVRRVPGWARAELSGVHGVGLTEDRDEFNTIREYRPGDALRDVHWRSSAKRGNLIVTEYSADEERRAVTLTAGGQTKRADAMAEAVASLSFALLEAGVPVTVSAPGGRIDAEPTARDRRRLLELLARTGGGEPPEATADVVVRAERDAVRVLVDDRETSFEALTERRRATDRSAAADGESSTDRPETARSDGGQRSTGETA, translated from the coding sequence ATGAGACTCACGCGGCGCGGTGTGGCCGTCGTCGGCGTCTGCGTCGCCGGGGTCGTCGCCGCCGAACTGTACGGCTCCCGCTCGCTGAACGCCGTCGTCTTCCCCGCGCTCGTCGCGCTCGTCGCCGCGGTCGTCCAACTCCAGTCGTTCGACGAGCCGAGCGTCCACCGCGCCGTCCCCGACGACGGCTTCGTCGGCGAGACCCACGAGGTGACGCTCGAACTCGCGACCGACGGGACGCCGTACAGCGCGGACGTCGTCGACCGCGTCGGCGACGGCCTCTCGCGCCGGACGGGCGCGGCGAGAACCGAGACCACCGTCGGCGGCGACCCCGTCGGCTACGACGTGACGTACGAGCGACGAGGCGAGCGCACGCTCGGTCCCGTGACCGTCGTCGCGCGCGACGTGTTCGGGCTGCTCGAGACGGAGTTTACCTGCCGCGACACCGACCGCGTGCTCGTCTATCCGTCGGTTCGGCGGGTCCCCGGGTGGGCGCGCGCGGAGCTCTCGGGCGTCCACGGCGTCGGACTCACCGAGGACCGCGACGAGTTCAACACCATCCGCGAGTACCGCCCCGGCGACGCCCTGCGCGACGTTCACTGGCGCTCCAGCGCCAAGCGCGGCAACCTCATCGTCACGGAGTACAGCGCCGACGAGGAGCGACGCGCAGTGACGCTCACGGCGGGCGGGCAGACAAAGCGCGCCGACGCGATGGCCGAGGCCGTCGCCAGCCTCTCGTTCGCGCTGTTGGAGGCGGGCGTGCCGGTCACGGTCTCGGCGCCCGGCGGACGAATCGACGCGGAACCGACCGCCCGCGACAGACGGCGGTTGCTCGAACTGCTGGCGCGAACCGGCGGAGGGGAACCGCCGGAGGCGACCGCCGACGTGGTCGTCCGCGCCGAGCGCGACGCGGTTCGGGTGCTCGTCGACGACCGGGAGACGTCGTTCGAGGCGCTGACCGAGAGGCGACGGGCGACCGACAGAAGCGCCGCTGCAGACGGGGAGTCGTCGACCGACCGGCCGGAAACCGCGCGCTCGGACGGCGGCCAGCGGTCGACGGGTGAGACTGCGTGA
- the mutS gene encoding DNA mismatch repair protein MutS gives MTAVTGPPAKMRANREDLTPMLSQYYDLCAAYDEFLVLFQVGDFYETFCEAAEETARVLELTLTQREDSTGTYPMTGIPIDNAASYVETLLDAGYRVAVADQVEDASEASGLVDRAVTQIVTPGTVVDDELLAPGSTNYVACVASEERDDAGRATDDSDPAHHAVAAVDVSTGECLVTSADTPERALEELQRVAPAEVVVGPDAAVDPADLDGDAMRTEFDPDAFERDAAGETLAKYVPRPEAVVGNDAELRAVGALLAYAEYTQGDETLEYVSRIRRYNPRDGLRLDATALRSLELFESQGPSAGPTLFDTLDDTACALGRRRLRQWLRRPLVDRERIVARLDAVDELASRSFVREDLHDHLRDVYDVERLVARVSRGRANARDLRSLKATLDVVPDVKAALEDAESDRLRSLRDSLDELEDVRDLVGRAIASDPPMEITEGGVIREGFDDELDELRATEREGRQWVADLEERERERTGIDSLSVGHNQVHGYYIEVTNPNLDRVPDDYTRRQTLKNSERFYTPELKRREDEIFGASERADALEYELFRDVRRDVGEESERIQSVADALATIDVLTTLASVAVENDYVRPELGAEGIRIEGGRHPVVERQQESFVPNPTDLTDERIALVTGPNMSGKSTYMRQVALVVVLAQLGSFVPADSARLPVVDRVFTRVGASDDIAGGQSTFMREMSELTTILHHATENSLVLLDEVGRGTSTTDGLAIARATTEFLHDEVGATTLFATHYHELTGVAEELSGVQNLHFTVERGNDNDPDGDETGAEVTFLHRVAEGASSSSYGVEVARMAGVPSSVVERSERLVDDSQTGDGGGDSTDSATQTRPESRPTRAENTSLASFSTNGQSADGTDETPMLAERQSTDGTDDRLREVAETLRDVDVATTTPLEALTLLNDLQRTLDE, from the coding sequence ATGACCGCGGTCACGGGACCTCCGGCGAAGATGCGGGCGAACCGCGAGGACCTGACGCCGATGCTGAGCCAGTACTACGACCTCTGCGCGGCGTACGACGAGTTCCTGGTCCTCTTTCAGGTCGGCGACTTCTACGAGACGTTCTGCGAGGCGGCCGAGGAGACCGCCCGCGTGCTCGAACTGACGCTCACCCAGCGGGAGGACTCGACGGGCACCTACCCGATGACGGGCATCCCCATCGACAACGCCGCCTCCTACGTCGAGACGCTCTTGGACGCGGGCTACCGCGTCGCCGTCGCCGACCAGGTCGAAGACGCCTCTGAGGCCTCCGGCCTCGTCGACCGCGCGGTGACGCAGATCGTCACCCCCGGCACCGTCGTCGACGACGAACTGCTCGCGCCGGGGTCGACGAACTACGTCGCCTGCGTCGCCAGCGAGGAACGAGACGACGCCGGCCGCGCCACCGACGACAGCGACCCCGCACACCACGCCGTCGCCGCCGTCGACGTCTCTACGGGCGAGTGCCTCGTCACGAGCGCCGACACGCCCGAACGCGCGCTCGAAGAGCTTCAGCGAGTCGCCCCCGCGGAGGTGGTCGTCGGCCCCGACGCCGCCGTCGACCCCGCAGACCTCGACGGCGACGCGATGCGCACCGAGTTCGACCCCGACGCGTTCGAGCGCGACGCCGCCGGCGAGACGCTCGCAAAGTACGTTCCTCGGCCCGAGGCGGTCGTCGGCAACGACGCCGAACTGCGCGCGGTCGGCGCGCTGCTCGCCTACGCCGAGTACACGCAGGGCGACGAGACGCTGGAGTACGTCTCGCGCATCCGGCGCTACAACCCCCGCGACGGCCTCCGCCTCGACGCGACGGCGCTGCGGAGCCTCGAACTGTTCGAGTCGCAGGGACCATCGGCGGGACCGACGCTGTTCGACACCCTCGACGACACCGCCTGCGCGCTCGGTCGTCGTCGCCTCCGGCAGTGGCTCCGCCGCCCCCTCGTCGACCGCGAGCGCATCGTCGCGCGCCTCGATGCCGTGGACGAGCTCGCGTCTCGCTCCTTCGTCCGCGAGGACCTCCACGACCACCTGCGGGACGTGTACGACGTGGAGCGACTCGTCGCCCGCGTCTCCCGCGGCCGGGCGAACGCGCGCGACCTCCGCTCGCTGAAGGCGACGCTCGACGTGGTGCCCGACGTGAAGGCGGCGCTCGAAGACGCCGAGAGCGACCGCCTCCGTTCGCTCCGCGACTCGCTCGACGAACTCGAAGACGTGCGCGACCTGGTGGGCAGGGCCATCGCGTCGGACCCGCCGATGGAGATTACCGAGGGCGGCGTCATCAGGGAAGGATTCGACGACGAACTCGACGAGTTGCGCGCGACCGAGCGCGAGGGCCGGCAGTGGGTCGCCGACCTCGAAGAGCGGGAGCGAGAGCGAACCGGCATCGACTCGCTGTCGGTCGGCCACAACCAGGTCCACGGCTACTACATCGAGGTGACGAACCCGAACCTCGACCGGGTGCCCGACGACTACACGCGGCGGCAGACCCTCAAGAACTCCGAGCGCTTCTACACGCCCGAACTGAAGCGCCGCGAGGACGAGATTTTCGGCGCGTCAGAGCGCGCCGACGCCCTCGAATACGAACTGTTCAGAGACGTTCGTCGCGACGTCGGCGAAGAGAGCGAGCGCATCCAGTCGGTCGCCGACGCGCTGGCGACTATCGACGTGCTGACCACGCTCGCCTCGGTCGCCGTCGAGAACGACTACGTCCGCCCGGAACTCGGTGCCGAGGGAATCCGCATCGAAGGCGGCAGACACCCGGTCGTCGAGCGCCAGCAGGAGTCGTTCGTCCCCAACCCCACGGACCTCACCGACGAGCGAATCGCGCTCGTCACCGGGCCGAACATGAGCGGCAAATCCACCTACATGCGGCAGGTCGCGCTCGTCGTCGTCCTCGCGCAACTGGGGAGTTTCGTGCCCGCCGACTCCGCTCGCCTGCCGGTCGTCGACCGCGTGTTCACCCGCGTCGGCGCGTCCGACGACATCGCGGGCGGCCAGTCGACGTTCATGCGCGAGATGAGCGAACTGACGACGATTCTGCACCACGCCACGGAGAACTCGCTCGTCCTCCTCGACGAGGTCGGCCGCGGCACGAGCACGACCGACGGCCTCGCCATCGCGCGGGCGACGACCGAGTTCCTCCACGACGAGGTGGGGGCGACGACGCTGTTCGCCACGCACTACCACGAACTCACGGGCGTCGCCGAGGAGCTGTCGGGCGTTCAGAACCTCCACTTCACCGTCGAACGCGGAAACGACAACGACCCCGACGGAGACGAAACCGGAGCGGAGGTGACGTTCCTGCACCGCGTCGCCGAGGGCGCGTCGTCGTCGTCGTACGGCGTCGAGGTCGCGCGGATGGCCGGCGTGCCGAGTTCGGTCGTCGAGCGCTCCGAACGACTCGTCGACGACTCGCAGACCGGCGACGGCGGTGGCGACAGCACCGACTCGGCGACCCAGACCCGCCCCGAGTCGCGCCCGACTCGGGCCGAGAACACGTCGCTCGCGTCGTTCTCGACGAACGGACAGTCCGCTGACGGGACCGACGAAACCCCCATGCTCGCGGAGCGACAATCGACAGACGGCACCGACGACCGCCTCCGCGAGGTGGCCGAAACCCTCCGCGACGTCGACGTGGCGACGACGACGCCGCTGGAGGCGTTGACCCTGCTGAACGACCTCCAACGCACCCTCGACGAGTAG
- the mutL gene encoding DNA mismatch repair endonuclease MutL — translation MISRLDSETIAKIAAGEVVTRPASVVTELVENSLDAGATRVDVTVDGDGTERIRVADDGAGMGEDDAALAVERHTTSKLDGPDDVDAVDTLGFRGEALPSMASVATLDVTTNDGGPRGTRVVVEDGEKRVDPAGRAVGTTVEVRDLFHNRPARRKSLAAARTEFGRISDVVTRYALANPRVRFSLTHDGRETFKTTGTGYTDAVLGAYGRDVAGQSTEFDHRTTVEFDGDEYSLEVEGLLVYPSITRAQHSHVHTAVNGRALRDEVVRRAAVRGYGNLLSNGRFPVAVVAVSLPPELVDANVHPAKERVAFRDESAVADAVETAVNDALTTADLRRSAAVAMNLDSSLASVSHDSDFDDVSVIGQFRELYLLCEADDDLLVVDQHAAHERVNYERLRAALDGEEVASVDVDPAQTLSLSPPEAAAVEAHRETLSRLGFDLDPFGGSAFRLTAVPAPLGRVLDADALRDTLDTLRAGAKPEELRDELLKDLACHPSLKAGDTLSGEDATALLRRLGECDQPYACPHGRPTVLSIEEEALVRGFQRGQSRLA, via the coding sequence ATGATCTCACGATTAGACAGCGAAACGATAGCGAAGATCGCCGCCGGCGAGGTAGTGACGCGCCCGGCCAGCGTCGTCACCGAACTGGTGGAGAACAGCCTCGACGCGGGCGCGACCCGCGTCGACGTGACCGTCGACGGCGACGGCACCGAACGCATCCGCGTCGCCGACGACGGCGCGGGGATGGGCGAGGACGACGCCGCCCTCGCCGTCGAACGCCACACGACGAGCAAACTCGACGGTCCCGACGACGTCGACGCCGTCGACACGCTCGGATTCCGCGGCGAGGCGCTGCCGAGCATGGCATCGGTGGCGACGCTCGACGTGACGACGAACGACGGCGGCCCGCGGGGGACCCGCGTCGTCGTCGAAGACGGCGAGAAGCGCGTCGACCCGGCGGGACGCGCCGTCGGGACGACCGTCGAAGTCCGGGACCTCTTTCACAACCGCCCGGCGCGTCGGAAGAGCCTCGCCGCCGCGCGAACGGAGTTCGGCCGCATCAGCGACGTGGTGACCCGGTACGCCCTGGCGAACCCCCGCGTCAGATTCTCGCTCACCCACGACGGCCGCGAGACGTTCAAGACGACTGGAACGGGCTACACCGACGCCGTCCTCGGGGCGTACGGCCGCGACGTGGCCGGACAGAGCACCGAGTTCGACCACCGGACGACAGTCGAGTTCGACGGAGACGAGTACTCGCTCGAAGTCGAGGGGCTGCTCGTCTACCCCTCCATCACCCGCGCGCAGCACAGCCACGTCCACACCGCCGTCAACGGCCGAGCGCTGCGCGACGAGGTGGTCCGCAGGGCGGCGGTCCGCGGCTACGGCAACCTGCTCTCGAACGGTCGCTTCCCCGTCGCCGTCGTCGCCGTCTCGCTTCCCCCGGAACTGGTCGACGCGAACGTCCACCCCGCCAAGGAACGGGTCGCCTTCCGCGACGAGTCGGCCGTCGCCGACGCCGTCGAGACGGCGGTAAACGACGCGCTCACGACCGCCGACCTCCGCCGGAGCGCCGCCGTCGCGATGAACCTCGACTCGTCTCTCGCCTCCGTCTCCCACGACTCCGACTTCGACGACGTGAGCGTCATCGGGCAGTTCCGCGAACTGTACCTGCTCTGCGAGGCCGACGACGACCTGCTCGTCGTCGACCAGCACGCCGCCCACGAGCGCGTCAACTACGAGCGTCTCCGAGCGGCGCTCGACGGCGAGGAGGTGGCGTCGGTCGACGTCGACCCCGCCCAGACGCTCTCGCTGTCGCCGCCGGAGGCCGCCGCGGTGGAGGCCCACCGCGAGACGCTGTCGAGACTCGGCTTCGACCTCGACCCCTTCGGCGGGTCGGCGTTCCGACTCACCGCCGTCCCCGCGCCGCTCGGGCGCGTGCTCGACGCCGACGCGCTCCGCGACACGCTCGACACCCTCCGGGCGGGTGCGAAACCCGAGGAACTGCGCGACGAGTTGCTGAAGGACCTCGCCTGTCACCCGTCGCTGAAGGCGGGCGACACGCTCTCCGGCGAGGACGCGACGGCGCTCCTCCGGCGACTCGGCGAGTGCGACCAGCCGTACGCCTGCCCGCACGGCCGCCCGACGGTGCTCTCCATCGAGGAGGAGGCGCTCGTTCGCGGTTTCCAGCGCGGGCAGTCTCGATTGGCGTAG
- a CDS encoding AAA family ATPase, with amino-acid sequence MTDAETTTHGASERTALPVEETAALVGRISENVERVIVGHGDAIEHMVITLLARGHLLLEDVPGVGKTMLARSIARSVDCSFTRVQFTPDLLPSDVTGVNVFDQKTREFEFQPGPVFGNVVLGDEINRAPPKTQSALLEAMEESQVTVDGTTHPLPNPFTVIATQNDVELSRTYELPIAEIDRFMKKLRLGYPDEADETELLGRVSNRHPIETLEPVATTEDVLRARETVAAVEVSEPVRSYVSKLATYTRNNAELGVSPRGSIALVRASQARAVLDAREYVVPDDVQTELRSVWAHRIRPETGSETGTSVVQAALEAVSVE; translated from the coding sequence ATGACTGACGCAGAGACGACGACCCACGGAGCGAGCGAACGCACAGCCTTACCCGTCGAGGAGACAGCGGCCCTCGTCGGGCGGATCTCCGAGAACGTCGAGCGCGTCATCGTCGGCCACGGCGACGCCATCGAGCACATGGTCATAACGCTTCTCGCCAGAGGGCATCTGCTGCTCGAAGACGTGCCGGGGGTCGGTAAGACGATGCTCGCGCGGTCTATCGCCCGCTCGGTCGACTGTTCGTTCACGCGCGTTCAGTTCACGCCGGACCTGCTCCCGTCGGACGTGACGGGCGTCAACGTCTTCGACCAGAAGACGCGCGAGTTCGAGTTCCAGCCCGGTCCGGTGTTCGGCAACGTCGTCCTCGGCGACGAGATAAACCGCGCACCGCCGAAAACTCAGAGCGCGCTGTTGGAGGCGATGGAGGAGTCGCAGGTCACCGTCGACGGCACGACGCACCCGCTGCCGAACCCCTTCACCGTCATCGCGACGCAGAACGACGTCGAACTCAGTCGTACGTACGAACTACCGATCGCCGAGATCGACCGCTTCATGAAGAAGCTCCGTCTCGGCTACCCGGACGAGGCCGATGAGACGGAACTGCTGGGCCGCGTTTCGAACCGGCACCCCATCGAGACGCTCGAACCGGTCGCGACCACCGAAGACGTGCTGCGGGCGCGAGAGACGGTCGCCGCCGTCGAGGTGTCCGAGCCGGTCCGGTCGTACGTCTCGAAACTGGCGACGTACACGCGGAACAATGCCGAACTGGGCGTCAGTCCGCGCGGCAGCATCGCGCTGGTTCGCGCCTCGCAGGCCCGAGCGGTGCTCGACGCCCGCGAGTACGTCGTTCCCGACGACGTGCAGACGGAGCTCCGGAGCGTGTGGGCCCACCGCATCCGTCCGGAGACGGGAAGCGAAACCGGGACGAGTGTCGTTCAGGCGGCGTTAGAGGCCGTCTCGGTGGAATGA
- a CDS encoding DUF7573 domain-containing protein, with protein MGEDRSLDEFLGKSGADSVGDGESPEEDTERSEPSDGDIKSPSDGDAEDAKPAIPTFRWSSTGAACDACGETVQRRWRDEETDGFVCIDCKPW; from the coding sequence ATGGGAGAGGACCGCTCGCTGGACGAGTTCCTCGGCAAGTCGGGGGCGGACAGCGTCGGCGACGGGGAGTCGCCGGAGGAAGACACCGAGCGGAGCGAACCGAGCGACGGCGACATCAAGTCACCGAGCGACGGCGACGCCGAGGACGCGAAACCGGCGATCCCCACGTTCCGATGGTCGTCGACGGGCGCGGCCTGCGACGCCTGCGGCGAGACGGTCCAGCGGCGCTGGCGCGACGAGGAGACCGACGGGTTCGTCTGTATCGACTGCAAGCCGTGGTAG